One part of the Syngnathus acus chromosome 17, fSynAcu1.2, whole genome shotgun sequence genome encodes these proteins:
- the ndc1 gene encoding nucleoporin NDC1, which translates to MFSADQSCWFVRKVICWRAAASIIWGVLLLPPPTAVFVILSRFSLLSPIQTLSECLTVMTSASAFLSFVLLCSVTIMVAFLIFEYYSVIPTVACSKIALLGQLLHPRHVANSLLHCVLGVIVAWCAAIAIGGRYEMLTYPCSLQDVPPRVCLNEYQLILLLAGAFVGFSHNLFGVIHNMNYVSFHTVQQYKSLRFKGSLPLVVKCSAAQALYSIRNYILIYFFLGHIPREWICKMFNLHLNSSTHRLDTISGLVDLSLLYHLWTSATYLLFTWYTSLLLFRIFITEGYSFPVQSSFTEEVHRCLPRVLSDPAPAILKFLALQDLALLSQHSPSRRSEVFSLSQPGGHPHNWIAISKECQLLLADLTQRLVTYHDRVATNGRAKSLPPGSGELKSDSSSVTSSVEDLMSPRARNVSIKTPDSVFARNAPSPMTAPFTPPQQDNLFASPALRRLAASVHQGSPWYGSVQSPHVMRRAPKLWSTSDSHSSGSPVSSPVLLPSPKQVGYQPSLLTQFLHNRKEQVKSFLSKRVLIAYLFNKLPEASSEALFADSQAHIWALEGLSYLVQASFTEDHFGVVQTSLSSILSSMLLLQEAVDRHFKLPHASTKPVRTAGGMGEPTYKTLRFALRAALKTAIYRITTTFGEHLNAVHMSAEHRKRLQLFLHYKE; encoded by the exons ATGTTTTCTGCGGATCAAAGTTGTTGGTTTGTCCGCAAG GTGATTTGCTGGAGGGCTGCAGCCAGCATAATTTGGGGTGTCTTGTTGTTGCCACCCCCTACAGCAGTTTTTGTCATCCTCAGCAGATTCAGCCTTCTCTCCCCAATCCAGACCCTATCAG AATGTTTGACCGTCATGACAAGCGCCAGTGCCTTTTTGTCCTTTGTCCTGCTGTGCAGTGTCACCATCATGGTGGCCTTCCTCATCTTTGAATATTATTCAG TCATCCCCACCGTCGCCTGCTCCAAAATTGCGCTGTTGGGTCAGCTGCTGCACCCACGTCACGTGGCCAACTCCCTGCTCCACTGCGTCCTAGGCGTTATCGTGGCCTGGTGCGCCGCCATCGCCATTGGGGGCCGCTACGAGATGCTGACCTACCCTTGCAGCCTCCAAGACGT CCCTCCTCGGGTGTGTTTGAATGAGTACCAACTCATCCTTTTGCTGGCGGGCGCTTTCGTGGGTTTCTCCCACAACCTTTTTGGCGTCATCCATAACATGAACTATGTGTCTTTCCACACAGTTCAG CAATACAAGTCCCTTCGCTTTAAGGGTTCCTTGCCGCTGGTGGTGAAGTGCAGTGCCGCTCAAGCTCTTTACTCGATCAGGAATTACATTCTCATCTATTTCTTTTTGG GTCACATCCCAAGAGAGTGGATCTGTAAAATGTTTAACCTTCACTTAAACAG TTCCACCCACCGTCTGGACACCATCAGTGGGCTTGTGGACTTGTCCCTCCTCTACCACCTGTGGACCAGCGCCACCTACCTGCTCTTCACCTGGTACACATCCTTGCTCCTCTTCAGAATATTTATCACGGAG GGCTACAGTTTCCCAGTGCAGTCGTCATTCACCGAGGAAGTTCACCGGTGTCTTCCAAGAGTTCTTTCTGACCCAGCGCCGGCTATTTTAAAG TTCCTAGCCCTGCAGGACTTGGCTTTGCTCTCTCAGCACTCGCCATCGCGACGCAGCGAGGTGTTCAGCCTCAGTCAGCCAG GTGGACATCCTCATAACTGGATCGCCATCAGCAAGGAGTGTCAGTTGCTTCTGGCAGACCTGACCCAGCGTCTGGTCACGTACCACGACCGCGTGGCCACCAACGGCAGGGCCAAGTCGCTTCCGCCGGGAAGCGGCGAACTGAAGTCGGACTCATCCTCGG TAACCTCGAGTGTGGAAGATCTGATGAGTCCAAGAGCCAGAAACGTCTCGATCAAAACTCCAGATTCCGTCTTTGCCCGGAACGCGCCAAGCCCCATGACGGCGCCGTTCACCCCGCCCCAGCAGGACAACCTTTTTGCCTCGCCCGCCCTACGGCGTCTCGCAGCGTCTGTACACCAGGGCTCGCCGTGGTACGGCTCTGTGCAGAGCCCCCATGTTATGAGGAGGGCCCCCAAACTGTGGTCCACCTCAG ATTCCCACTCCAGCGGCAGCCCCGTGTCGTCCCCCGTCCTGCTGCCCAGTCCCAAGCAGGTTGGCTATCAACCCAGTCTTTTGACCCAGTTCCTCCACAACAGGAAAGAGCAG GTTAAAAGCTTCCTGTCCAAGCGTGTCCTGATTGCGTATTTGTTCAACAAG CTTCCAGAAGCCTCCAGTGAAGCACTGTTTGCCGACAGCCAAGCCCACATTTGGGCATTAGAGG GACTATCCTACTTGGTTCAAGCCTCCTTCACAGAGGACCACTTTGGCGTGGTTCAAACTTCCTTATCCAGCATCCTTAGCAGTATGCTGCTCCTGCAAGAG GCAGTGGACCGACACTTCAAGCTGCCGCACGCCTCCACCAAGCCCGTGCGGACGGCGGGTGGCATGGGCGAGCCGACTTACAAGACGCTGCGCTTCGCTCTCAGGGCCGCGCTCAAGACGGCCATCTACAGAATCACCACCACCTTTGGAGAGCACCTCAA TGCTGTGCATATGTCCGCAGAGCACCGCAAGAGGCTGCAGCTTTTCCTGCACTACAAGGAATAA
- the dcaf8 gene encoding DDB1- and CUL4-associated factor 8: MAETDGKSTSVNGISGEEEAGGDGHKDGDACGSKDGVKHLDNGEASGDRNEPESELYEEEDEDDDDEEEDSDSMDGSGLFSLTEDGERESEEGRRERAKDGGRRAARKRNRPCGGNNNNRSSSSDDDDDDDDDDGDEELKDDEEDDDEAMEAWLGAELRDLRGPAWRAIPSLRRREIGRDSQQFVRQVCGARGLVQRLELQGRLERHSGCVNTLHFNPSGTRLASGSDDLRVVIWDWAVRRAELEFDSGHKSNVFQAKFLPHSGDSTLAMCARDGQIRVAELSATQRCKTTKRVAQHKGAAHKLALEPDSPCSFLSAGEDAMVFGIDLRLDRPANKLVMVKEGDKKVGLYTIFVNPAKTQHFAVGGRDQYIRIYDQRKINENDNNGVLKKFCPSHLVSSESKTNITCLVYSHDGTELLASYNDEDIYLFDSNHSDGADYCRRYKGHRNNATVKGVNFYGPCSEFVVSGSDCGHIYLWDKHSARIVQFMEGDKGGVVNCLEPHPHLPGMATSGLDHDIKLWAPTAETPTGLKGLKELMKKNKRDRDEDSVRHGDQYDTQLLWFLMRHMRNRRPPRTRREGAEADTDESWSSPDTSDEEEGGPDHVQCMSS; encoded by the exons ATGGCAGAAACCGATGGCAAATCCACTTCGGTCAACG GGATCTCTGGGGAGGAAGAAGCCGGCGGGGATGGCCACAAAGATGGGGACGCCTGTGGGAGCAAAGATGGAGTCAAACACCTTG ACAATGGAGAGGCGTCTGGTGACAGGAATGAGCCAGAAAGTGAGCTGtacgaggaggaagatgaggacgatgacgatgaggaggaagactctGACAGCATGGATGGCAGCGGCCTCTTCTCCCTGACTGAGGACGGTGAAAGAGAAAGCGAGGAAGGCAGACGAGAGAGGGCGAAAGATGGCGGGAGAAGGGCCGCTCGGAAGCGGAACAGACCTTGCGgcggcaacaacaacaaccgtTCCTCCAGCTcagatgatgacgacgacgatgacgacgacgatggCGACGAGGAGCTGAAAGATGACGAGGAAGACGACGATGAGGCGATGGAGGCGTGGCTGGGCGCCGAGTTGCGGGACCTGCGCGGGCCGGCGTGGCGCGCCATCCCCTCGCTGCGCCGCCGGGAGATCGGCCGGGACTCGCAGCAGTTCGTGAGGCAAGTGTGTGGCGCCCGCGGGCTGGTGCAGAGGTTGGAGCTACAGGGTCGGCTGGAGAGGCACTCCGGCTGTGTCAACACACTGCACTTCAATCCATCGGGCACGCGTCTGGCGTCCGGCAGCGACGACCTCCGCGTGGTTATCTGGGACTGGGCTGTCCGGCGTGCCGAGCTGGAGTTTGACAGCGGCCATAAGAGCAACGTCTTTCAG gcCAAGTTCCTACCTCACAGCGGTGACTCCACGTTAGCCATGTGCGCTCGCGATGGTCAGATTCGCGTGGCTGAGCTCTCCGCCACCCAACGCTGCAAGACCACCAAGAGGGTCGCACAACACAAAGGGGCTGCACACAAG TTGGCTCTGGAGCCTGACTCGCCGTGCTCCTTTCTATCAGCGGGAGAGGATGCCATGGTGTTTGGAATCGACCTGCGACTGGACCGGCCTGCTAA CAAACTAGTGATGGTGAAGGAGGGTGACAAAAAAGTGGGCCTTTACACCATCTTCGTCAACCCAGCCAAGACGCAGCACTTTGCGGTTGGCGGGAGGGATCAGTACATCAG GATTTACGACCAGAGGAAGATCAACGAGAATGACAATAACGGCGTGCTGAAGAAGTTCTGCCCCTCGCACCTGGTGTCCAGCGAGTCCAAAACCAACATCACCTGCCTGGTGTACAGTCACGACGGCACAG AGCTACTAGCCAGTTACAACGACGAAGACATCTACCTGTTTGACTCCAACCACAGCGACGGCGCCGACTACTGCAGGAGATACAAGGGACACCGCAACAACGCCACAG TAAAGGGCGTCAACTTCTACGGGCCATGTAGCGAGTTTGTGGTGAGCGGCAGCGACTGCGGACACATCTACCTGTGGGACAAACACTCAGCCCGCATCGTCCAGTTCATGGAGGGCGACAAAGGCGgagtg GTGAATTGCTTAGAGCCACACCCCCACCTGCCAGGCATGGCCACCAGTGGCCTAGACCACGACATCAAGCTGTGGGCTCCCACTGCCGAGACCCCCACAGGACTCAAGGGCCTCAAAGAG CTGATGAAGAAGAACAAACGGGATCGCGACGAGGACAGCGTGCGGCATGGCGACCAGTACGACACCCAGTTGCTGTGGTTCCTGATGAGACACATGAGGAACCGACGGCCCCCGAGG ACCCGACGTGAAGGAGCCGAGGCAGACACCGATGAGTCCTGGAGCTCGCCGGACACTTCTGACGAAGAGGAAGGAGGTCCAGATCATGTCCAGTGCATGTCCTCTTGA